A window from Culex pipiens pallens isolate TS chromosome 3, TS_CPP_V2, whole genome shotgun sequence encodes these proteins:
- the LOC120420868 gene encoding uncharacterized protein LOC120420868, translated as MARYIAVAIALSILEMVTCTVRFSNLSYELNPEYIKGTINVKIDKEVYSIGLNADVLKRIDGMFWVMPVFSKKIKDSYVPLVDLKLDTCKTDPTLVENPVIRLIAAEAKKFVSFGLMCPYEPGHYTVNDFTIDNNNAMMNFIPKGSYHVSINTHHQSFGSNDLNKVMSLSFYADFE; from the exons ATGGCTAGATACATAGCAGTTGCGATCGCTCTTTCTATTCTGGAAATG gTGACGTGCACAGTACGGTTCTCCAATCTTTCCTACGAATTGAATCCGGAATATATAAAAGGAACAATCAATGTTAAAATTGATAAGGAAGTGTATTCAATTGGATTGAATGCTGACGTGTTAAAGCGAATTGATGGAATGTTTTGG GTAATGCCCGTTTTCTCCAAGAAAATAAAAGACAGCTATGTTCCGTTGGTCGATTTGAAATTGGACACATGTAAAACTGATCCCACCTTGGTGGAAAATCCAGTGATTCGTTTGATAGCAGCAGAAGCAAAGAAGTTTGTTAGTTTTGGATTGATGTGTCCTTATGAGCCC GGGCACTACACAGTGAATGATTTCACCATCGACAACAACAACGCTATGATGAACTTCATCCCCAAAGGAAGCTACCACGTGAGCATCAATACGCACCATCAATCTTTCGGAAGCAACGACCTGAACAAAGTGATGAGCTTGTCATTTTACGCCGATTTCGAGTAG